The following proteins are encoded in a genomic region of Mycolicibacterium confluentis:
- a CDS encoding polysaccharide deacetylase family protein codes for MRHPDTVRWSYWRTVVGACAAALVVVVGACTGDVKIDTPAESAADVDCSVVKCVALTFDDGPSPYTDRLLQILKDNDAGATFFLIGNKVAANPDGAKRIAEAGMEVGSHTWEHPNMTTIPVEEIPAQFSRANDAIEQATGRRPTLVRTAGGLINDAVLAEAKRQGLADINWDVIPFDWANDSDTAATRYMLMTQIKPNSVVLFHDTYSSTVDLVQQFIPVLKANDYHLVTVSQMLGPREPGSAYGSRENGPPVNELRDIPASEIPTLPDTPSPTPMPNFPITDIPGANSGGPTNGA; via the coding sequence CTGGCGCACGGTCGTCGGCGCCTGTGCTGCGGCCCTGGTCGTGGTCGTCGGCGCCTGTACGGGGGACGTGAAGATCGACACGCCCGCGGAGTCCGCGGCCGACGTCGACTGCAGCGTCGTCAAGTGCGTCGCGTTGACGTTCGACGACGGGCCCAGCCCCTACACCGACCGTCTGCTCCAGATCCTCAAGGACAACGATGCAGGTGCGACGTTCTTCCTGATCGGCAACAAGGTCGCGGCCAACCCCGACGGCGCCAAGCGCATCGCCGAGGCCGGCATGGAGGTCGGGAGCCACACTTGGGAGCACCCGAACATGACCACGATCCCCGTCGAGGAGATTCCGGCGCAGTTCAGCCGGGCCAACGACGCGATCGAGCAGGCCACCGGGCGGCGTCCCACGCTGGTGCGCACCGCGGGCGGCCTGATCAACGACGCTGTGTTGGCCGAGGCCAAGAGGCAGGGCCTGGCCGACATCAACTGGGATGTCATTCCGTTCGACTGGGCCAATGACTCCGACACCGCGGCCACGCGCTACATGCTGATGACTCAGATCAAGCCGAACTCGGTGGTGCTGTTCCATGACACCTATTCGTCCACCGTCGATCTGGTCCAGCAGTTCATCCCGGTGCTCAAGGCCAACGACTATCACCTCGTGACGGTCAGTCAGATGCTCGGACCGCGTGAACCGGGCAGTGCCTACGGCAGCCGTGAGAACGGCCCGCCGGTCAACGAACTGCGGGACATCCCGGCCAGCGAGATCCCGACGCTGCCCGACACACCGTCGCCGACGCCCATGCCGAACTTCCCGATCACCGACATCCCCGGCGCCAACTCCGGCGGACCCACCAACGGGGCCTAA
- a CDS encoding cation:proton antiporter domain-containing protein, with the protein MHSTTALVLTAMVLGYAVVSGVVKRWYVAPALIFILLGMALGPFGVGLLHVTEDTESFTVLAQLALTVILFNQASELDVTRALRRGHESFRLLVVGFPLTLALGTVTAVVLLPVLPLWEAVCLAAIVAPTEVALIGALLDDARIPERVRHALSVESGFYDGFALAAMLAALAVASERADDRAVNWIWFAVRTELLSVAVGLVVGVAGCLAIVWSMRRGRMSDTWAQLATLAVALLCFQIGEVVHASGFVAAFVGGLMFSVVAHRTQTAMASQVTHAAAELLELAVFALLGASAVVLAWQDAGWRVIVFAVLALVAVRMVAVSVALLRTDVPARSRLFMGGFGVRGIGTLVLGLIVLGRGTIEHADVIVQVVVVTVTTSLVLHSLAAPFGIRWVSRDRVGAQYSSEVGFGRSSRPN; encoded by the coding sequence ATGCACTCCACGACCGCGCTGGTGCTCACGGCGATGGTGCTGGGCTATGCCGTGGTCTCCGGTGTGGTCAAACGCTGGTACGTCGCACCTGCACTGATCTTCATCCTCCTGGGAATGGCCCTGGGCCCTTTCGGTGTTGGGCTCCTGCACGTCACCGAGGACACCGAGTCCTTCACGGTCCTGGCGCAGTTGGCGTTGACGGTGATCCTGTTCAACCAGGCCTCGGAGCTCGACGTCACCCGCGCGCTGCGCCGAGGGCACGAGTCGTTCCGGCTGCTCGTCGTCGGCTTCCCGCTGACCCTGGCGCTCGGGACGGTCACGGCCGTGGTGCTGCTGCCGGTGTTGCCGCTGTGGGAGGCCGTGTGCCTGGCCGCAATCGTCGCGCCGACGGAGGTCGCCCTGATCGGGGCGCTGCTCGACGACGCGCGCATCCCGGAGCGGGTCAGGCACGCGTTGTCGGTTGAGTCTGGGTTCTACGACGGGTTCGCGCTGGCGGCCATGCTGGCGGCGCTGGCCGTGGCGTCGGAGCGCGCCGATGACCGCGCTGTGAACTGGATCTGGTTCGCAGTGCGCACCGAGTTGTTGTCGGTCGCGGTCGGGCTGGTCGTGGGCGTCGCCGGCTGCCTGGCCATCGTGTGGTCGATGCGGCGCGGAAGGATGAGTGACACCTGGGCGCAGTTGGCGACGCTCGCGGTGGCGCTGCTGTGCTTCCAGATCGGCGAGGTCGTGCACGCCAGCGGTTTCGTGGCCGCGTTCGTCGGCGGACTCATGTTCTCGGTGGTGGCCCACCGCACCCAAACCGCGATGGCCTCACAGGTCACCCACGCCGCCGCGGAACTGCTGGAACTGGCGGTGTTCGCACTGCTGGGTGCGTCCGCGGTGGTGCTGGCATGGCAGGACGCCGGGTGGCGGGTGATCGTGTTCGCGGTGCTCGCGCTCGTGGCGGTGCGGATGGTGGCGGTCTCCGTCGCACTGCTGCGCACCGACGTGCCTGCCCGCAGCAGGCTGTTCATGGGCGGGTTCGGCGTGCGTGGCATCGGAACACTGGTGCTCGGTCTGATCGTGCTGGGGCGGGGGACGATCGAGCACGCTGACGTCATCGTGCAGGTGGTCGTGGTCACCGTGACCACGAGCCTGGTCCTGCACAGCCTGGCCGCGCCGTTCGGCATCCGCTGGGTGTCTCGAGACCGAGTCGGCGCCCAGTACTCCAGTGAGGTGGGATTCGGGCGATCGTCTCGGCCGAACTGA
- a CDS encoding DUF732 domain-containing protein — MRSRKAVLGGVLAAAAAAGAVGLAPAAQADQLGYIINVTTGPHFNFPNAQAALDYGYALCGRIENGDSYAAMAEQIKQDFGPDEYKVSYLLSQSAQELCPAQTWQLRQSVGDGYRPS; from the coding sequence ATGCGATCACGTAAAGCGGTTCTCGGTGGTGTGCTCGCGGCTGCGGCGGCGGCCGGGGCGGTGGGTCTGGCGCCGGCGGCTCAGGCCGACCAGTTGGGCTACATCATCAACGTGACGACGGGCCCGCACTTCAACTTCCCGAACGCCCAGGCCGCCCTCGACTACGGCTACGCGCTGTGCGGACGAATCGAGAACGGCGACAGCTACGCGGCGATGGCCGAGCAGATCAAGCAGGACTTCGGCCCCGACGAGTACAAGGTGTCATATCTGCTCAGCCAATCGGCCCAAGAGCTGTGCCCGGCGCAGACGTGGCAGCTTCGGCAGTCCGTGGGCGACGGGTACCGCCCCAGCTGA
- a CDS encoding MFS transporter, giving the protein MTPRRAAVASFVGTTVEFYDFLIYGTAAALVFPKLFFPGTSPTTGMLLSFATFGVGFVARPLGGIVFGHFGDRVGRKRMLVYSLLLMGGSTVAMGLLPTYAQIGLAAPLLLTGLRLIQGFAVGGEWGGATLMAVEHAPSDRKGFYGAFPQMGAPAGTALATLAFYAVSLLDDAAFLSWGWRIPFLASAVLIAIGLVIRLSLTESPEFAAVQQHSTVVRVPLTEAFRRHWRQILLVAGAYLSQGVFAYICVAYLVSYATSVAGIDRTDALFGVFVAAVVAVLTYPLFGSLADRVGRKPVFLMGVLAMGATALPTFALINTGDAVWFLVALVLVFGLAMAPAAGVTGSLFALVFDTDVRYTAVSVGYTLSQVLGSAFAPTIAVALYNSTKTSDSIAAYLIVVSIISALSVAFLPGPLSWGGTRRPRTAEAATSAPGTALGPIG; this is encoded by the coding sequence GTGACACCGCGCCGCGCCGCGGTCGCGAGCTTCGTCGGCACGACGGTCGAGTTCTACGACTTCCTCATCTATGGCACCGCCGCGGCACTGGTCTTCCCGAAGCTGTTCTTCCCCGGGACTTCCCCCACCACGGGAATGCTGCTGTCGTTCGCGACCTTCGGCGTCGGCTTCGTCGCCCGCCCCTTGGGCGGGATTGTGTTCGGGCACTTCGGGGACCGCGTCGGCCGCAAGCGCATGTTGGTGTACTCGCTGCTGCTGATGGGTGGCTCCACGGTCGCGATGGGACTGCTGCCCACCTACGCCCAGATCGGCCTCGCGGCACCGCTTCTGCTGACCGGACTGCGCCTCATCCAGGGTTTCGCGGTGGGCGGTGAATGGGGCGGTGCCACCCTGATGGCGGTCGAGCACGCGCCGTCGGATCGCAAAGGGTTCTACGGCGCCTTCCCCCAGATGGGCGCACCCGCCGGAACTGCGCTGGCGACGCTCGCGTTCTACGCGGTGTCCCTGCTCGACGATGCGGCGTTCCTCAGCTGGGGTTGGCGCATCCCGTTCCTGGCCAGCGCCGTGCTCATCGCCATCGGCCTGGTGATTCGGCTCTCCCTGACCGAAAGCCCCGAATTCGCTGCGGTGCAGCAGCATTCGACGGTGGTGCGGGTCCCGTTGACCGAGGCCTTCCGCAGACACTGGCGGCAGATCCTGCTGGTCGCCGGCGCATACCTGTCGCAGGGGGTGTTCGCCTACATCTGCGTGGCCTACCTGGTGTCGTACGCCACCAGCGTCGCCGGGATCGACCGCACCGACGCGTTGTTCGGCGTCTTCGTGGCGGCGGTCGTCGCGGTGCTCACCTACCCGCTGTTCGGGTCACTGGCCGACAGGGTCGGACGCAAACCGGTGTTCCTCATGGGCGTGCTGGCGATGGGGGCGACCGCCCTGCCGACCTTCGCCCTCATCAACACGGGTGACGCCGTCTGGTTCCTGGTGGCCCTGGTCCTGGTGTTCGGGTTGGCCATGGCGCCGGCCGCGGGTGTCACCGGGTCACTGTTCGCGTTGGTGTTCGACACCGATGTCCGCTACACCGCGGTGTCGGTCGGCTACACGCTGTCTCAGGTGCTGGGCTCGGCCTTCGCACCGACGATCGCAGTGGCGCTGTACAACTCAACCAAGACCAGCGACTCGATCGCGGCCTACCTGATCGTCGTGTCGATCATCTCGGCGCTGTCGGTGGCGTTCCTGCCCGGTCCGCTCAGCTGGGGCGGTACCCGTCGCCCACGGACTGCCGAAGCTGCCACGTCTGCGCCGGGCACAGCTCTTGGGCCGATTGGCTGA